The Streptomyces sp. NBC_00454 DNA segment GGACACGCTTCATCAATACGCCCTTCACACAGCCCTTCATATGTACGGCCGTCCGCCCGCACGCGAACGGTCAGGTACGACCAGGAGCAGGAGACACAGCACGATGCGTATCGGAGTTCTCACCGCAGGCGGCGACTGTCCGGGCCTGAATGCTGTCATCCGGTCGGTCGTACACCGTGCCGTGGTCGGGCACGGGGACGAGGTCATCGGCTTCGAGGACGGCTTCAAGGGCCTCCTCGACGGCAACTACCGCCCCCTCGACATCAACGCCGTCAGTGGCATCCTCGCCCGGGGCGGCACCATTCTCGGTTCAGCCCGGATGGAGCGCGCGCGCCTCCACGAAGCAGCCGAGAACGCCACCGAATTGGCGAAGACCTACGGCATCGACGCCCTGATCCCGATCGGCGGCGAGGGCACCCTGACGGCCGCCCGGATGCTGTCGGACGCCGGCATGCCCGTCGTCGGCGTGCCGAAGACCATCGACAACGACATCTCCTCCACCGACCGCACCTTCGGCTTCGACACCGCCGTCATGGTCGCCACCGAGGCCATCGACCGCCTCAAGACCACCGCCGAGTCGCACCAGCGGGTCATGGTCGTCGAGGTCATGGGCCGCCACGCGGGCTGGATCGCCCTGGAGTCCGGCATGGCCGGCGGTGCCCACGGGATCTGTCTGCCGGAGCGCCCCTTCGAGGTGGACGCCCTGGTCAAGATGGTGGAGGAACGTTTCGCCCGCGGTAAGAAGTTCGCCGTCATCTGCGTGGCCGAAGGCGCGCATCCGGGTGAGGGGTCCATGCCGTACGAGAAGGGCGCGATCGACCAGTACGGCCACGAGCGCTTCGCCGGCATCGGCAACCGCCTCGCCGTCGAACTGGAGCGGCGCCTGGGCAAGGAAGCCCGCCCCGTCATCCTCGGCCACGTCCAGCGCGGCGGCACCCCGACCGCCTACGACCGCGTGCTCGCGACCCGCTTCGGCTGGCACGCCGTCGAGGCCGTCCACCGCGCGGACTTCGGCAACATGACCGCCCTGCGCGGCACCGACATCGTCATGGCCCCGCTGGCCGACGCCGTCACCGAGCTGAAGACCGTGCCCGAGGACCGCATGTACGAGGCCGAGTCGGTCTTCTAACCCAGGGATTCCCGTGAATCCCGGGAAACCGGTCCCCCGGGCGGGTCCCAAGGCCCCCTCCGGGAGGACCTCCGCCCTGACTTCGGCGGCCGAACGGCCCCGGCGCAGTCCTCGTCTGGACGCGCCGGGGCCGTTTGCCGTAGTGAACTCCTGTGCGCGGTGTGTCCTACGACGCACCGCCTGCGACGGACCAGAAGCGGTCCACGATGTCGGCGAGGAACTGGCGCCCCGCGTCACCGCTGCCGGCCTGGCCCTCCCCGCCGCCCCAGCTCAGGGTGGCCACCATCTTCGACTGGTATTCGCCGTGCAGCTGCTCCAGTACCCGCTCCAGGTGGGCCTTGGGCACCGGCAGCAGCTTGGACAGCGGCTTCGCGTACGCCTGCCAGCGGGTGGTCGCCGCGCTGCGCAGCATGTCGGCCAGTTCCTCGTCCTTGCCGGTCGCCGTCACGAACTGGGCAAGGCTCAGTCCGAGCACCGTCGCCAGGGCGGCGGACTGCCGCTCGTTGCCCTTCCAGCGGCCGGTGTCCTCCATCTTCTGGTACGAGTTCGTGTCCAGGCCGATGCGCCGGGCCAGATCGTCCGCGGCCAGACCCCTGGAGATCCGGTGCTCCCGCAGGGTGACCGGCTCGGCGAGCAGTTCGCCGGGGGCGCACCAGAGCACGCCGGCGAGGGCCGTGACTTCGGCGGAGGTCGGCGATATCTCGCCACGCTCCCACCCCATCACGGTCTCGGGCGTGACGATCAGTCCGTACTGCGCGCGCAGGCCATAAGCGACATGGCCGGGCGCCATGCCCAGGGCCGCGCGGAGACGACGCGCGGCGGGGGCATTGAAAGGTGGGCTGGAGTGCACACGCCACACCGTAGGAGTGGCCGAGGTGCGGCGACTACAGACCAAACAAACAAGCCCATACCTCGTAGGAACGTCCTATGGAGTAAAGGGCTTTGGTCGGTTTTCCCAGCGACTGTCCGGTAATCGGGTCGATCGGTGATCCACTTCCTAGCGTACGTTTTCAGCCGCTCGAAGCGATAGCCCCGTGCATGACCTCCGTCACAAGCCCGGGAACGTCATGAACCGGCCATCCGGCCGGTACGTACTCCCGGGCGGAGGCCCTCGCTCACGGGGGTGGCGAGGGCCTCCCGGAATTCGCTCCTTGCCTTGACGCCGACGTCAAGGATTACGGTCGGGCCATGCGAATCGGCGAACTGGCCGAGCGGGCGGGCATCAGCACCCGGACGCTCCGGTACTACGAGTCACGGGGGCTGCTGCCCGCGCGGCGTGACGGCAACGGCTACCGCACCTACGACGAGGACGACCTGCGGCTGCTTCGCGAGATCCGCACGCTCCAGGACTTCGGCTTCGAGCTGGAGGAGACCCGCCCGTTCGTGGAATGCCTGCGGGCCGGGCATCCGGCGGGCGACTCCTGCCCGGCCTCGCTCGTCGTCTACCGCCGCAAACTCGACGAGCTGGACGCCCTGCTCGGCCGGCTCACGCAGGTGCGCGACCAGGTGGCGGGCCAGCTGGCCGAAGCCGAGGCCGAAGCGGCGGCGCGGCCCAGATGCGAACTGACCGGCTGAGGCCGCAGGACCGGAAGCCCGCAGAACCAGAAGCCCGCAAGCCCGCATGACCGCATGACCGCATGACCAGAAGACTCAGGAAGAGGGGAAAGACGATGAAGGCTCACGGTGTGGCAGAAGTGACCGACGCCGACTTCGAGGCGGAGGTGCTCGGCGAGCGCGGCCGGCCCGTTCTCGTGGAGTTCACCGCGGACTGGTGCGGCCCGTGCCGCCAGCTCGCGCCCGTCCTGTCCGCGATCGCCGCCGAGGAGGCCGAGCGGCTCAAGGTCGTCCAGATCGACGCGGACAGCAACCCCGCCACCCTCGTGCGGTACGGGGTGCTGTCCATGCCGACCCTGCTCGTCTTCCGCGACGGCGAGCCCGTCCAGCAGATGGTCGGGGCCCGCGCCAAGCGCAAGCTCCTCCAGGAGCTGGAGGAGCACATGGCGCGGGCGGCGGCCCCGGCCGCCGCTACGGCATCGGCCTGAGCCAGACCGTGGCCAGCGGCGGGAGGGTCAGGCGCAGGCTCGCCGCCCGCCCCTGGGACGGCACCGGCTCCGGCCGCAGCGGCTGCGTGTGGTGGACGCCGCTGCCGCCGTAGGGCTCGAGGTCGGTGTTGAGCACCTCCCGCCACAGCGGCACCTCCTCCGGGACGCCGATCCGGTACGCGTGGCGGACCACCGGGGAGAAGTTCGAGACGCACAGCAGCGGTGAGCCGTCCTGCGCGAACCGCAGGAATGCGAA contains these protein-coding regions:
- a CDS encoding ATP-dependent 6-phosphofructokinase; the encoded protein is MRIGVLTAGGDCPGLNAVIRSVVHRAVVGHGDEVIGFEDGFKGLLDGNYRPLDINAVSGILARGGTILGSARMERARLHEAAENATELAKTYGIDALIPIGGEGTLTAARMLSDAGMPVVGVPKTIDNDISSTDRTFGFDTAVMVATEAIDRLKTTAESHQRVMVVEVMGRHAGWIALESGMAGGAHGICLPERPFEVDALVKMVEERFARGKKFAVICVAEGAHPGEGSMPYEKGAIDQYGHERFAGIGNRLAVELERRLGKEARPVILGHVQRGGTPTAYDRVLATRFGWHAVEAVHRADFGNMTALRGTDIVMAPLADAVTELKTVPEDRMYEAESVF
- a CDS encoding helix-turn-helix domain-containing protein, translated to MAPGHVAYGLRAQYGLIVTPETVMGWERGEISPTSAEVTALAGVLWCAPGELLAEPVTLREHRISRGLAADDLARRIGLDTNSYQKMEDTGRWKGNERQSAALATVLGLSLAQFVTATGKDEELADMLRSAATTRWQAYAKPLSKLLPVPKAHLERVLEQLHGEYQSKMVATLSWGGGEGQAGSGDAGRQFLADIVDRFWSVAGGAS
- a CDS encoding MerR family transcriptional regulator, with amino-acid sequence MRIGELAERAGISTRTLRYYESRGLLPARRDGNGYRTYDEDDLRLLREIRTLQDFGFELEETRPFVECLRAGHPAGDSCPASLVVYRRKLDELDALLGRLTQVRDQVAGQLAEAEAEAAARPRCELTG
- the trxA gene encoding thioredoxin: MKAHGVAEVTDADFEAEVLGERGRPVLVEFTADWCGPCRQLAPVLSAIAAEEAERLKVVQIDADSNPATLVRYGVLSMPTLLVFRDGEPVQQMVGARAKRKLLQELEEHMARAAAPAAATASA